TTCCATGGAGGTAGGAGAGGCGTACCTGAAAAGCGGTATAGCGGATGAGCAGAGGGGAGCGGAGGAAAACAGAGAACAAAGAAGAGCAAAAGTTTAGAAAAAGCTGGAGAATTTGAGATTTAAAACAGTAGCGAGATGAAAAGATGTTTTGGGGCAGACTGTACTTAggcggcgcggtcataatgatcctcggtatttaccccctcatcagtcgggcaataaatgatgagaaggtaaaggggcaattgatgaccgctagaTTTCTCCACCTCAGACTGGGGCCAGGCCCATATCGTGAGCCCATCATTTGGGGGGTCCAAGGCCTTCCCCGTGAGACTGGTCCAGCCCGTTCCCCTCCAGATCGAACTCCAACCAATTTCCTCAATCAGGCCGGCTTAACCTCTTAGGCCCGACGAATAGATCCTTCTTGGGCTCGGCCCGTGACTTATCTTCCAGTCCAGTCTGGAATTAGGAGGGAGACCCACCTGTCCGTCATGTGGGTCCATACGCATGAGCGtccggggagaatcagaggccgttacgcatggaacagagatctgattccctcatacatccgtatcaacgtagcatggacaggtggtccaatgatatacgttctgttaacacgtcactagcagacaaaagaaaacatataaaaggagaaatactctcctctaggaaGGAGGCTTTTTCTAGTTTTatagaacccattgtaaaatcctattttctggatctcagattatcagtATGATTCAGGTGATGTCATTCCACAAGAGAAGAGTGGTCAAGCAGGAGAAAAAGGCCACACAGATGGTATTAATGTCATAGACAATGGAACTAATGTCACAGGAAATGATGCCTGTATTAATTTTCAGTGTCAAGACAAAGAGTATGCTGGCATTTTGGATGAATCCTTGATTGACATAGAACAGCGTGGCCCTACAACTCCTGCTTCAGCTGAATATTCAATTCTTCATGAGATTCATACTTCTTTTGATGTTTTATCTGGTGATTTTCCGGTCTGTCCCACATTTCAAAGGAGAGAGTCAAAAATTCTTGTCCATACTCTATGGATGATTTGTATGAAGATTTTTTACAGTTTTCAAGTACTAGGAGCTCATGTTTCTGACCTTAATAAAATCTATTGCATTGAGTGAAAATTTCGGGAGAACTCTAGGTTTCAAAGAGCAAATTTAATAGCAGCAGTGCTGGGTGAGCTTGGTTTGGCATTGTCCTTGAAGGATAAAACTTGGAAGTCAACGAGTCCTGATGAGATatgcatatatttattattattttatatagaaataaaataaaaattatcaaaattataaatatatttgcagcacatagcataaatatataaatatataaggtTAATTGTATTACTTGTCAATCTCTCGTATGCAAGTTTAATAATGACACTTCTCAATCTATCGTCAAGTTATTTTAGAGTTcaacttttttataaatatatagataCCTCTCAAGTGAACATTTGTAGAAGATTATAGACGTATTGACACAAAAGATATCACTAATTACATAGCATTCCCAAAATTAGACTATCAAGCATAGTTAGGATGTAGAAGGAATTATTTAACTAAGTGCAGGAACACTAAGATTATCTAGAATGATTCAAATTTGTAAACTAAGGTTTATGAAGACAGAGTCTTAGGTCAAGCTTAGTTTTGCTTAATAATATACTGTTAATGACACCAAACACGGATATGCATGAAAAGCATGACAACTAAAAGCATACATAAAATGCATTGAAATTTCTAGATAAGCAAAGTTTTGAACCAAAGCTATTTCGGGATACAATTTAGACTATCCTCTTCATGTAACCACCAACTTTGCAGAAGTTCTCATTTAAATTCTCCAACTTAGATTGATAATCACAAACTTGCTTCTCTGCATTGCTCAAGGAAGCTGCAATTAAGTTAATAAGATGAAGAGTTGTCACTCTTATAAAAATACAGCTGCCACAACATGGCACCAATGCAAATCAAGAGTAGAAGCTAGAAACTAACGaccaaaaaaaagaaatgaaccCAATAAATTTTCCTACTGAGACCATTAATCCAATCACAAAAACTACAAGATATTACTTTTGGTGCCTGGCACTGCAGCGAATGCCTGATAGCCAATTGGGTATGCTTCCAAAGCAGTGCATCAAACTCAAAGCATCAAATTTCCAACAATTAGTTCAGACTTTATGATAGGGCAACCTAGTCCTCTAAGGTTACACATGACTAAAGAAAAGGTATAGTGCCTATTCACACAGAAACTTACgccttattaaaaatattaagaaagcCAACTTTTAATTTAGGATCTTTACAATAGTTTGAATTGACAAACAGACTTCAATTCTGATTATGGCCTATCTAGGGTTCTTGGTTTAGTTTAAAACCAAATTGGAGCAATTGGTACGGGGCTGGGATGCCATTGGACTCTTCAAGATTCTGAGAACAGTACAAATACAGTGACTTAGTGATTTCCGATACTATAGCTCAAAGCCTCTCTAAGGCTCGTATTGGCAATAATTTGCAGCTTACtcccttcttctttctttccctCTAAATTGAAAATGGAAAAACGCTTGATTGAATCTAACCCCATAACATACTCTTTGGTcagtgaaatttaaaataatgtcTAAAATTGCCTTATGCAAATTATCAACTTTCTTATCATTTCAATGATGTCTGTTAAAGTCAACACTAATTATAGGACTTTTAATGTAGAAGAATGTTGAatgttgaaaaataaatttaatatatttattgtttAGTATGGATTGTTGAAAGTTATATTTAATGAGAGTAATTGGATATGTAGTTATTCTTTTTCAATTGATTCATTAAGAACAACTAAACCTAGATGAGATTGCCAAAACAATCCCGCAGAGAGTGGATATAATAATAGTTCAACAGCAATGCCAGTAGAAATCAGAATAGCAATGTCGCCTAGCCAGTATTCCattaacaaaatatttaattgtgAATGTCCTTTGAAACATCTAGCTAGAATTTTGTTTTGAAACCTACACACATAGATAATCACATACTTGTGCCAATACACAATCTAAATTAGCACCTGTACGCTCATGATGGTTTTCCTGGACCTGATCTTTCACTATCAGCTTATATTCTTGAGTACACTCTTAGTTGAGGAAGAGGACTATTGTTAAGTAATTCTAAAAAGAGTGACAGACTTTTGCCACTTGCCCTTGGATCTCCTTTGGGGAATAACAACAACCGCCTGAATCATTACTCCTGATCAATATTACAAAATCAATAAGAAAAAGTAGTCACTAAAACAATAAATCCATAATCCTGGGCTTGCAACATGCCACTTATGCTTTCGAACAGTATATTCCTTTGAGTAATGGCAACCTCCACATAATGTTGAGAATCTCTCAATCTTCCATGAAAAGTTACCATCCTTAGGTTCTTTTATAAAGTAAAATCTCTCCACTTTACCTTCATATTTAATAACATGAACCTCTGCTCCGAATGCACAGCAATCATCAAAAAGATATCCATTAGAAGAGTCATTGAACATCTTGAGTGAGATCAGTTGGTCAAAACCATTTTCAGTCTTTAAAGAATGGTAACGCCTCATGTTATCATCTGTAGAATAATAAATCCTAGAGCCTGTCAAAATGGAGATAATTCATATAGATAACTTTGAAACAGAATATGGACTAAATGGGAAGCCACCTTGAATTGTCAAGTACTCATCTCTTAAGTGGTCAAAAACAAAGAATTTGAGGATCACATCAACCTGGGATCCAGGAGGAATTGCATTTGGCTCAGCAATTGCTAAGTAGAGAGAAATGTGATCACTTCCATCTCTTTTCACATTTCCAGAAGGATACAACACCAATTTCCTAAATATTGCAATAGAAATGGCAACAAGTTACAATTCCATACTCATGTGAATTCAGGTGGAATTAATTTCAAACAAATACCAGTTGTAGCCGCCAGATGCAAAAGCATCAGATTCATACTTCACAAGTCCAGTCGTCTCAA
This region of Manihot esculenta cultivar AM560-2 chromosome 10, M.esculenta_v8, whole genome shotgun sequence genomic DNA includes:
- the LOC110608023 gene encoding LOW QUALITY PROTEIN: uncharacterized protein LOC110608023 (The sequence of the model RefSeq protein was modified relative to this genomic sequence to represent the inferred CDS: deleted 1 base in 1 codon), which codes for MPPAHYTLKIESFSRFCELLETTGLVKYESDAFASGGYNWKLVLYPSGNVKRDGSDHISLYLAIAEPNAIPPGSQVDVILKFFVFDHLRDEYLTIQGSRIYYSTDDNMRRYHSLKTENGFDQLISLKMFNDSSNGYLFDDCCAFGAEVHVIKYEGKVERFYFIKEPKDGNFSWKIERFSTLCGGCHYSKEYTVRKHKWRLLLFPKGDPRASGKSLSLFLELLNNSPLPQLRVYSRYKLIVKDQVQENHHERTGANLDCVLAQNLEESNGIPAPYQLLQFASLSNAEKQVCDYQSKLENLNENFCKVGGYMKRIV